One Pelagicoccus enzymogenes DNA window includes the following coding sequences:
- a CDS encoding glycosyltransferase family 4 protein has protein sequence MKNFNTSDFGSCPLDGESAFVSKEGNDILGRLLWIVGGDEGYGFRRAHLGFASDLRSRGIEIGFVIREQGTFADELEAAGYSVFFLSDRNKDRGIRGRGVSYLFGCIESVRDSLVHKKEIASAIRAFETDWVHVSINSGILKAGLAARSAQVPVFWHIHNTINSKLPFGLQSLAYRSICRVLSIKPLANSRHTADSLGGGNGFCGVLYPGTDEKWFSPSAPFEALDKESVGLPQDLPVFLVAARLVKAKAQHLVVEAFLELIEEGLEVALILAGGPLDSDYAKELQDKVDAAGVTHLVRFLGQVDDTRPYLRLADVVINSRLNAEPFGLSVIEAQFLERPVLAYALGGPSETVLDGETGWLIEEPTKDCFKRGVRRALEERDSWGAMGVRARERAVPLFSLGASSDNYLKRVDQARGSLA, from the coding sequence ATGAAAAACTTCAATACTTCAGATTTTGGTAGCTGTCCCTTGGACGGCGAATCTGCGTTTGTATCGAAGGAGGGGAATGATATACTGGGGCGCTTGCTTTGGATTGTCGGTGGCGATGAGGGCTACGGCTTTCGCAGGGCGCATTTGGGGTTCGCGAGCGACCTTCGCAGTCGCGGGATAGAGATTGGCTTTGTCATTCGTGAGCAAGGAACCTTTGCGGATGAGCTGGAGGCCGCGGGTTACTCCGTTTTCTTTCTCAGCGACCGCAACAAGGACAGGGGCATTCGCGGCAGGGGCGTTTCCTATCTCTTCGGTTGCATTGAAAGTGTTCGAGACTCGTTGGTTCACAAAAAGGAGATCGCGTCTGCGATTCGCGCCTTCGAGACGGACTGGGTTCACGTGTCGATCAACTCCGGTATCTTGAAGGCGGGTCTTGCGGCAAGGTCGGCTCAGGTCCCCGTATTTTGGCATATTCACAACACCATCAATTCCAAGCTGCCCTTTGGGCTCCAATCGCTGGCCTACCGTTCGATCTGTCGTGTCTTGAGTATAAAACCGTTGGCCAATAGTCGGCATACGGCTGACTCGCTGGGCGGAGGAAATGGGTTTTGCGGGGTGCTTTATCCGGGAACCGACGAGAAATGGTTTTCGCCCTCGGCTCCGTTTGAGGCGCTGGATAAGGAAAGCGTTGGTTTGCCCCAGGACCTTCCTGTTTTTCTCGTGGCGGCCAGACTTGTGAAAGCAAAGGCGCAGCACCTGGTGGTCGAAGCCTTTCTGGAGCTTATAGAAGAGGGATTGGAGGTCGCGCTGATTCTAGCGGGAGGGCCGTTGGACTCCGATTACGCAAAAGAGCTGCAGGACAAGGTGGATGCAGCTGGGGTGACGCATCTGGTTCGGTTTTTGGGGCAAGTGGATGACACCCGCCCTTACCTGCGTTTGGCGGACGTGGTGATTAACAGTCGATTGAACGCCGAGCCGTTTGGTCTCTCTGTAATTGAGGCCCAGTTCCTGGAGCGCCCGGTTCTCGCTTACGCTTTAGGCGGTCCTTCGGAAACGGTGTTGGATGGCGAAACGGGCTGGCTGATCGAAGAGCCGACCAAAGACTGTTTCAAGAGAGGAGTCAGGCGTGCTCTGGAAGAACGCGACTCGTGGGGGGCCATGGGTGTCAGGGCGCGCGAGAGAGCGGTTCCCTTGTTTTCCTTGGGAGCGTCTTCGGACAATTACTTGAAACGAGTCGATCAAGCAAGGGGGAGCTTGGCCTAA
- a CDS encoding glycosyltransferase family 2 protein has protein sequence MNARENAPRVSLGMPVYNGANFVREAIASLLEQTFRDFELIIVDNASTDDTEAICRGFAEADERIRFYRNSENIGAGKNFNLAVTYARGEYFKWAAHDDLCHPRFLEECVEVMDRNPDAALAYPKSRIIDAASNFVDSPYVVSEGTNDEDPVVRFKGLVKPHVCYQVFGLMRLSILRQTPLIGLYARGDEILMCWLGLRGRFVPIDEFLFYPRKHEAQSMSFLGNRKRTSADFVAYSVWFDPNWRNRLVFPWWRSLRELIWCVLKAPISIGGKIRCQLVVLRWAISRKRSLLRDVVLQMKVLAASFAPARERSDKSPS, from the coding sequence ATGAACGCCAGGGAAAACGCGCCGCGCGTCAGTTTGGGAATGCCCGTTTACAACGGGGCGAATTTTGTAAGGGAAGCGATCGCTTCCTTGCTTGAGCAAACGTTTCGGGACTTCGAGCTCATCATAGTCGACAATGCTTCGACGGACGATACGGAAGCGATCTGCCGCGGCTTTGCCGAAGCCGATGAACGGATTCGTTTTTATAGGAACAGCGAGAACATTGGGGCGGGGAAGAATTTCAATCTAGCGGTGACCTACGCCCGCGGGGAGTACTTCAAATGGGCTGCCCATGACGATCTTTGCCATCCGCGATTCCTCGAGGAGTGCGTCGAGGTGATGGATCGCAATCCCGACGCGGCATTGGCTTATCCCAAGTCGAGAATTATCGACGCGGCTTCTAATTTCGTCGATAGCCCGTACGTCGTTTCCGAAGGGACGAACGACGAGGATCCGGTTGTAAGGTTCAAGGGACTGGTGAAGCCTCATGTGTGTTATCAGGTTTTCGGTTTGATGCGCTTGTCGATCCTGAGGCAAACGCCGCTGATCGGTCTCTACGCTCGGGGGGACGAGATTCTCATGTGCTGGCTAGGCTTGCGCGGCCGCTTCGTGCCGATCGACGAGTTCTTGTTCTATCCGCGCAAGCATGAAGCCCAGTCGATGTCGTTCCTCGGAAACCGGAAGAGGACGTCGGCGGACTTCGTCGCTTACAGCGTCTGGTTTGATCCCAATTGGCGAAACCGTCTGGTCTTCCCTTGGTGGAGGAGTCTGCGCGAGTTGATTTGGTGCGTGCTGAAGGCGCCGATTTCCATCGGCGGGAAGATTCGTTGCCAGCTGGTGGTGTTGCGTTGGGCGATTTCCCGGAAGCGTTCCCTATTGCGGGACGTGGTCTTGCAGATGAAGGTCTTGGCCGCCTCGTTTGCTCCAGCTAGGGAGCGTTCGGACAAGAGCCCGAGTTGA
- a CDS encoding sulfotransferase domain-containing protein: MSESVCSDVDREQQKVVDPNFLVIGAQKGGTSWLANMVKQHPDVFAPEVKEQHFFNLRENYDRGIEWYRSKFEGRRNQKAVGEFTPNYLWICPNQQEIDDIGVIPNIPEIVHQHYPDLKLIVSLRNPVDRAVSAYYHFIRTRKIPPTSKILEIGHTNGIITMGDYKEHLLRWLEYYPIERFHFIIYEEDIARNKSECLRRVFRFLEIDETFEPANQKSKVNARLGHLYMWIYYYAPLFARGLFKLLPFLRPVNFPKITVSESEIAQLKARYQETNKGLAELIGRPLPW; this comes from the coding sequence ATGAGTGAATCTGTTTGTAGTGACGTGGATCGGGAGCAGCAGAAGGTTGTAGATCCGAACTTTTTAGTGATCGGCGCTCAGAAGGGCGGCACGAGCTGGTTGGCGAACATGGTCAAGCAACATCCGGACGTTTTTGCTCCGGAGGTTAAGGAGCAGCACTTCTTCAACTTGCGTGAAAATTACGATCGAGGAATCGAATGGTACCGTTCGAAATTCGAGGGTCGGCGAAATCAGAAGGCGGTCGGCGAATTCACTCCGAATTACTTGTGGATCTGTCCCAACCAGCAGGAGATCGATGATATAGGCGTGATCCCCAACATTCCGGAAATCGTTCATCAGCACTATCCGGACCTGAAGCTGATCGTTAGCCTTCGCAATCCTGTGGATCGAGCGGTGTCCGCCTATTACCACTTTATTCGTACCCGAAAAATCCCGCCGACCAGCAAGATTCTGGAGATAGGCCATACCAACGGGATTATCACGATGGGCGACTACAAGGAGCATTTGTTACGCTGGCTCGAGTATTACCCGATAGAGCGTTTTCACTTCATTATCTACGAGGAGGATATCGCGCGCAATAAGAGCGAATGCCTGCGAAGGGTTTTTCGGTTCCTGGAGATCGACGAGACCTTCGAGCCAGCGAATCAAAAGTCCAAGGTCAACGCCCGCCTGGGGCATCTCTACATGTGGATCTATTATTATGCTCCCTTGTTCGCTCGAGGGCTTTTCAAGCTGTTGCCCTTTTTGCGTCCGGTGAACTTTCCGAAGATCACGGTTTCGGAATCGGAAATCGCCCAGCTGAAGGCTCGCTATCAAGAAACGAACAAGGGCCTCGCCGAGCTGATTGGTCGCCCCTTGCCGTGGTAG
- a CDS encoding GumC family protein, whose translation MIIRKRWVSAFLAAALVGGTLYFFFGRTVPEYTAVSTMLAQSPLDELLKINGNESVRKDVQENFLHNHLSVMQSRRFSVAISKAITDEEKQRIAAPLLNDGETLTEDRFINMIASRSGAERQRDREFFTLRYTHRDPEVAVLVANRMTATYLELVQDEIKETNKSVAQILNIQSKQLQDEITQLEESQREFRDQHNISSMEEEDSFHALRLERLNKSLTETRIRKFDLESKLKEAKRDLAVDGQPFENLYLANFANNQALRQSLDALNAERSVLALKYGRMHPKMLEIDGKIKGVNQNISRNFELGYRDIESQFLNLVAMEQRLDREFNDVFKKGIEMGRLSAQLLLIDSEIEAKREALKELQRRANQAEVVSNLPKDVMRVIDPAFIVRPKLSKEKVTLMIIGCLAFGAFVTMPLSLHLFDQRIKVATDIEQELGKPLVGGVPRISRLKARDKARIVSDDLGMTYVEPFMALIAQVELMSRQSGCKSFVIASAVKAEGKSTISTNLADGFVRLGRKTLLIDCDLRKPGLQQFHSVEKEKGLIWWGEAGCPMENVLDDSSPLGIHQLDSGTYMLPAGGVSKHPSQLLVSDAFDKLFEVLSEAFDVILVDTPPVGLYPDAQLLAKYVGETLFVARESCAPVAQIRRVIMDIENTAAPVLGIILNCYSPGSFNPRLAYRSNYEKYEFDKRKKAREKELTRAKKGGNSLVSKLMADKENRR comes from the coding sequence ATGATTATCCGCAAGCGTTGGGTTTCCGCATTTCTGGCAGCCGCCTTGGTGGGGGGGACGCTTTATTTCTTTTTTGGCAGAACGGTTCCGGAATACACCGCGGTTTCCACCATGCTTGCCCAAAGTCCTCTGGACGAACTGCTTAAGATTAATGGAAATGAAAGTGTTAGAAAGGATGTGCAGGAAAATTTTCTGCATAACCATCTATCGGTCATGCAAAGTCGCCGCTTCAGCGTGGCGATATCCAAGGCCATTACGGATGAGGAAAAGCAACGCATTGCAGCGCCTCTTCTTAACGACGGAGAGACCCTGACCGAGGACCGTTTTATCAATATGATCGCCAGTCGATCGGGAGCGGAGCGGCAAAGGGATCGCGAGTTTTTCACTTTGCGCTACACCCACCGAGATCCGGAGGTTGCAGTCTTGGTCGCCAACCGGATGACGGCGACCTACCTTGAGCTGGTTCAGGACGAAATCAAGGAGACAAACAAGTCGGTTGCCCAGATATTAAATATACAGTCGAAGCAACTGCAGGACGAGATTACTCAGCTTGAAGAGAGCCAACGAGAATTTAGGGATCAACACAATATTTCTTCCATGGAGGAGGAGGACAGCTTTCATGCCTTGAGGCTTGAGCGTTTAAATAAATCCCTTACGGAGACACGTATTCGCAAGTTTGATCTGGAATCCAAGTTAAAAGAAGCGAAACGGGACTTGGCGGTAGACGGGCAACCCTTCGAAAATTTATATTTAGCGAACTTCGCGAACAACCAAGCGCTGCGGCAATCGCTTGACGCGTTGAATGCGGAACGCTCTGTGCTCGCTCTCAAGTATGGTCGTATGCACCCGAAGATGCTCGAAATCGATGGCAAGATAAAGGGCGTCAATCAGAATATAAGCCGCAATTTTGAATTGGGTTATCGCGATATAGAGAGCCAATTTTTGAACCTTGTGGCCATGGAGCAACGTCTCGACCGAGAGTTCAATGATGTATTCAAGAAGGGGATCGAAATGGGGCGTTTGTCAGCTCAGCTGCTCCTCATCGACAGTGAAATCGAAGCGAAGCGCGAAGCCCTGAAGGAACTGCAAAGGCGAGCCAATCAGGCAGAGGTCGTGAGCAACTTGCCCAAGGATGTGATGAGAGTCATCGATCCGGCCTTTATCGTGCGGCCCAAACTCTCGAAGGAGAAGGTGACGCTCATGATCATAGGCTGTCTCGCTTTCGGGGCTTTTGTTACCATGCCGCTCTCCCTGCACTTGTTTGACCAGCGGATCAAGGTGGCGACGGATATTGAGCAAGAGCTCGGCAAGCCGCTGGTGGGCGGGGTTCCCCGCATTTCCCGACTGAAGGCCCGCGACAAGGCTCGAATCGTTTCCGACGATTTGGGAATGACTTACGTGGAGCCGTTCATGGCTCTGATCGCTCAGGTGGAGTTGATGTCGAGGCAGTCTGGGTGCAAGTCGTTTGTGATTGCGAGCGCGGTGAAGGCGGAAGGCAAGTCCACGATATCAACGAATCTCGCCGACGGTTTTGTCCGTCTGGGCAGGAAAACGTTGTTGATCGATTGTGACCTGAGGAAGCCTGGGCTGCAGCAATTCCATTCCGTCGAAAAAGAGAAAGGCTTGATTTGGTGGGGAGAAGCCGGTTGTCCGATGGAAAACGTATTGGATGACTCCTCTCCGCTGGGCATTCACCAGTTGGATAGTGGAACCTATATGTTGCCAGCTGGTGGAGTTTCGAAGCATCCGTCCCAATTGCTGGTTTCTGACGCGTTCGATAAGCTGTTCGAAGTGTTGAGCGAAGCGTTTGATGTCATCTTGGTGGATACTCCTCCCGTGGGGCTCTACCCTGACGCCCAGCTTCTTGCCAAGTACGTGGGCGAAACGCTTTTTGTGGCCCGCGAGTCTTGCGCTCCCGTTGCTCAGATCAGGCGCGTCATCATGGATATAGAAAACACGGCCGCCCCTGTGCTTGGTATTATATTGAACTGTTACTCGCCCGGTAGCTTCAATCCGCGTCTGGCCTACCGTTCGAATTACGAAAAATATGAATTCGATAAGCGCAAGAAGGCTCGCGAGAAGGAATTAACGAGAGCGAAAAAGGGCGGTAACTCGCTCGTCAGTAAACTGATGGCTGACAAGGAGAACCGAAGGTAG
- a CDS encoding DUF1349 domain-containing protein: protein MLPSADETAGYEYVWRSDIDGVLGDFIDEWHTSDLSVGYHTISLIAYQNGETVATARINLSILSNIEPYVSVSISEGNGQYVLGDLVSFEAEAIDSEDGDVTDRIQWSSNLDGPLEGKGRYLSLDSLSAGLHRVRASSTDSRGAVGYGEVEVFVETPRRTFVSEDFSREKLDLDLWKFRDPVGDAGYALEGGVLKMTVPPGRDHDIWVGGNRAPRVSQRILNTPFGLQAKFASTPTERFQSQGLFVEQDSRNFIRYDFYSNGTGLFVFCASFTNGKPKTLFNSKISPSDQYYLRIDRSESKLVFYYSFDGQRWTEAGALDRNMDVVEVGVYAGNASAARSDAPGFTAVVDYVFNVESPIFPEDSGGPDSLPHVVASRIGNSGPVVIGHSLRLSGSAVDVEEGLLDDELVWMSSLDGELSVTGPTVEIMGLSEGTHEIYALCRGVESERLSVEVGPDRAPQVVIEERQGLGAEGKVEGRYLQAFVTDDVDEGLGADVIWESSLAGFFSAKGGVLDLRGMSPGLHHIQASVKDSVGNWGSGKAKVLILSESEKFVSDRFKEASFDEKVWMQIDPLGDSHFACEDGALSIFVPSGSSHDVWENGNLAPRLMQRVRDEDFSLQVKFDALPSKQFQSQGIILEEDADNFIRYDYYSNGRDLYVFCAVFVDGDPKVVFNETARGSDSLHLKVVRAGSSYRFHSSPDGEDWLLNGTLENDMDLEMAGVFAGNAKDAASPAFIAKVDHVLYEASDANDLLAATAEEEDESVVNSGRRSAPF from the coding sequence ATGCTCCCTTCCGCGGATGAGACTGCTGGTTATGAATACGTTTGGAGGTCCGACATCGATGGCGTTCTGGGGGATTTCATTGACGAGTGGCATACATCGGATCTTTCCGTGGGCTACCACACCATCAGCCTGATTGCCTACCAGAACGGCGAAACCGTGGCCACAGCTCGAATCAACTTGAGCATTCTTTCCAACATAGAACCCTATGTTTCCGTATCGATCAGCGAAGGAAACGGTCAGTACGTTTTGGGCGACCTCGTTTCGTTTGAGGCGGAGGCGATTGATTCGGAGGATGGCGACGTAACCGACCGGATCCAATGGAGTTCCAATCTGGATGGGCCGCTCGAAGGAAAGGGGCGTTACCTTTCGCTCGACAGTCTCTCGGCGGGCTTGCATCGCGTCCGCGCGAGCTCCACGGACTCTCGCGGGGCAGTCGGATATGGTGAGGTTGAGGTTTTCGTGGAAACGCCGCGGAGGACCTTCGTCTCGGAGGACTTCTCTCGGGAGAAGCTGGATCTCGATCTGTGGAAATTTCGGGATCCTGTTGGCGATGCGGGGTACGCCCTGGAAGGGGGCGTGCTGAAGATGACCGTGCCTCCGGGGCGCGACCATGACATATGGGTGGGCGGGAACCGAGCCCCAAGGGTCAGTCAGAGGATTTTGAATACGCCCTTTGGATTGCAAGCCAAGTTCGCTTCGACGCCAACGGAGCGTTTCCAAAGCCAAGGTTTGTTCGTAGAGCAGGATTCCAGAAATTTCATCCGCTACGATTTTTACTCAAATGGAACCGGCCTTTTCGTGTTTTGCGCCTCCTTTACGAATGGTAAGCCCAAAACCTTGTTCAACTCGAAGATTAGCCCTTCGGACCAATATTATTTGCGCATAGATCGTAGCGAATCGAAGCTCGTTTTCTACTATTCGTTCGATGGGCAGCGCTGGACCGAAGCTGGAGCTCTCGACCGAAACATGGACGTTGTAGAGGTGGGCGTGTACGCAGGCAATGCGTCAGCGGCTCGGTCGGATGCGCCTGGCTTTACGGCGGTAGTCGATTATGTGTTCAATGTGGAGAGTCCTATTTTCCCTGAAGATAGCGGCGGCCCCGACAGTTTGCCGCATGTCGTAGCAAGCCGAATCGGGAATTCGGGTCCTGTGGTGATAGGGCATTCGCTTCGACTTTCCGGAAGCGCTGTGGACGTGGAGGAAGGTTTGCTCGACGACGAGTTGGTTTGGATGTCCTCTTTGGATGGTGAGTTGAGCGTAACGGGCCCGACCGTCGAAATCATGGGCCTCTCGGAGGGGACGCACGAGATTTACGCGCTTTGCCGTGGGGTGGAGTCAGAGCGATTGTCGGTGGAAGTGGGCCCTGACCGGGCTCCCCAAGTGGTCATCGAAGAGCGGCAAGGTTTGGGCGCGGAAGGCAAGGTCGAAGGGCGGTACCTGCAAGCGTTCGTCACGGATGATGTAGACGAGGGGTTGGGCGCCGATGTGATTTGGGAATCCAGCTTGGCAGGCTTCTTTTCAGCCAAAGGAGGGGTTCTAGACTTACGCGGAATGAGTCCCGGCCTGCATCATATTCAAGCCTCGGTTAAAGATTCGGTAGGCAACTGGGGCTCTGGAAAGGCCAAGGTTTTGATACTGAGCGAGAGCGAGAAATTCGTATCGGATCGATTCAAGGAGGCTTCCTTCGACGAAAAGGTTTGGATGCAAATCGACCCGCTTGGAGACAGCCACTTCGCTTGCGAAGATGGGGCTCTTTCGATTTTCGTTCCGAGCGGCTCTAGCCACGATGTTTGGGAAAACGGAAATTTGGCACCTCGCCTGATGCAGCGGGTGCGTGACGAGGATTTTTCCCTGCAAGTCAAATTCGATGCCTTGCCAAGCAAGCAGTTCCAGAGCCAAGGGATTATATTGGAGGAGGATGCCGATAACTTTATCCGCTATGACTACTATTCGAATGGCAGGGATTTGTATGTTTTTTGCGCGGTCTTTGTGGATGGAGATCCCAAGGTTGTCTTCAACGAAACGGCTCGGGGTTCGGATTCGCTCCATCTAAAGGTCGTTCGAGCTGGAAGCTCCTATCGTTTTCACAGCTCGCCCGACGGCGAGGATTGGCTCCTGAATGGCACTCTGGAGAATGACATGGATTTGGAGATGGCGGGGGTTTTCGCTGGCAATGCGAAGGATGCTGCCTCGCCGGCCTTTATCGCAAAGGTGGACCACGTACTCTACGAAGCAAGCGATGCGAACGATTTGCTCGCTGCGACGGCTGAGGAAGAAGACGAGAGCGTGGTGAATTCGGGGAGGCGGTCGGCCCCATTTTAG
- a CDS encoding class I SAM-dependent methyltransferase: protein MANNIITFSALIRGIIYNNATAIKSFFHRPTRQSYLESVRTYQDIYLREPHLRRVSAAELIDESEAIELTRCIRNEWQTTLVELAVIVGFVKKRAPKSVFEIGTFDGRTTLAMHLNSPDSQIHTIDLPGGTENSPGGNEPGYLFHDRQLDGKIKQLYGNTLTFDFSPWWGTQDFVFVDAGHSYENALADSKTALYLIEGREGAILWHDYAVMPGVTKAVEEVMGHVESPVEFLWIEGTSLALLICNSGSPLRLDSEYSRTSLPEEALPAAVEKTV from the coding sequence ATGGCTAATAACATAATTACCTTTAGTGCCCTGATTCGTGGGATTATATATAACAATGCGACGGCGATTAAGAGTTTCTTTCATCGACCGACGAGGCAGAGCTACCTCGAGTCCGTAAGAACTTATCAGGACATTTACCTTCGGGAGCCGCATCTGCGTCGCGTTAGCGCCGCGGAGCTGATCGACGAATCTGAGGCGATAGAGCTGACCCGCTGTATTCGCAACGAGTGGCAAACGACGCTTGTTGAGTTGGCGGTGATCGTTGGATTTGTTAAGAAGCGAGCTCCGAAGTCGGTATTCGAGATCGGCACGTTCGACGGGAGGACGACTTTGGCGATGCACTTGAATAGTCCCGACTCCCAGATTCATACCATCGATCTACCTGGTGGCACGGAAAACTCTCCGGGGGGGAACGAGCCCGGATACTTATTCCACGACCGTCAGCTGGACGGTAAAATAAAGCAGCTCTACGGAAACACGCTGACCTTCGACTTTTCGCCGTGGTGGGGCACCCAGGACTTCGTCTTTGTGGACGCCGGGCATAGCTACGAAAACGCCTTGGCCGACTCGAAGACGGCCCTGTACCTGATCGAGGGGCGGGAAGGAGCTATTCTTTGGCATGACTATGCGGTGATGCCAGGGGTGACCAAGGCGGTCGAAGAGGTCATGGGACATGTAGAAAGCCCCGTCGAATTCCTCTGGATCGAGGGAACTTCGCTTGCCCTTCTGATTTGCAATTCGGGCTCCCCTTTGCGGCTTGATAGCGAGTATTCCCGGACTTCTCTTCCGGAGGAGGCCCTGCCGGCCGCGGTGGAGAAAACGGTCTAA
- a CDS encoding lipopolysaccharide biosynthesis protein, whose amino-acid sequence MGRVDMRRRDAKADLLFETKHLEDDLKKKAVRGGSFTASSQAINMLLRLLSTAVLARLLTPEDYGLIGMTLVVTGLARVLGDGGGFLYATLQKKTLSHEEVSLLFWVNLAIGLTVAIALIVVSPVISMVFDESRLTPLLCLLSLSFFFGGLSVQHKALLRRQMMFGKISVVDIGSTCVGLGIGIGMAYQGFGYWSLAGMEIGIALSSTLLTWAFMRWVPSRPRRVEGMDSTWKFGGNIFLFNLVNYFTRNADNALIGWYWGASALGLYSRAYSLLMLPIRNMNAPFSAVAIPTLSRAAANPAKLKRFFLGAVSMVSALSIPVVVGATAFAEDLVLLWLGENWMATADIFRILSIPAFLFGATQPLAWLFVVMDRTSVMRNIGFVAAPVNVAAFAIGLPYGPEGVAIGYTISSCLMFFPLALLALKGSGVSLWEVLKSWKEPLVSSVPGVLLGYLIKEWGGGSNPIVMAFLSLGVFALSYVLVMTLFFGWVDRVKSWYSLKQGKGEGVETNQSRVSV is encoded by the coding sequence ATGGGGCGAGTTGATATGAGGCGTCGAGATGCGAAGGCGGATTTGCTCTTTGAGACGAAGCACCTCGAAGATGATTTGAAGAAAAAGGCGGTTCGCGGTGGGTCGTTTACGGCGAGTTCCCAAGCGATCAATATGCTCTTGCGGCTCCTTTCGACCGCGGTCCTCGCCAGGTTGCTGACGCCCGAAGACTACGGACTTATCGGAATGACTTTGGTGGTGACTGGCCTTGCTCGGGTGTTGGGGGACGGCGGGGGATTCCTCTACGCTACTTTGCAGAAGAAGACGCTGAGCCACGAGGAGGTTTCCTTGCTGTTCTGGGTCAACCTGGCGATCGGTTTAACGGTGGCCATTGCATTGATCGTGGTTTCGCCCGTCATTTCCATGGTTTTCGACGAGTCGCGACTGACCCCATTGCTGTGCCTGCTTTCGTTGTCGTTCTTTTTTGGTGGGCTATCCGTGCAGCACAAGGCCTTGCTGCGGCGCCAAATGATGTTCGGCAAGATTTCGGTTGTCGATATCGGCTCAACCTGCGTGGGCCTAGGAATCGGAATCGGCATGGCGTATCAAGGATTTGGATATTGGTCGTTGGCGGGAATGGAAATCGGTATCGCCTTGAGCAGTACCTTGTTGACTTGGGCGTTCATGCGTTGGGTGCCATCGCGGCCAAGGCGCGTCGAGGGCATGGACTCCACCTGGAAGTTCGGCGGCAACATATTCCTTTTCAACTTGGTGAACTACTTTACGCGCAATGCGGATAACGCCTTGATCGGTTGGTATTGGGGAGCCAGCGCCTTGGGTCTGTATTCTCGGGCCTACAGCCTTCTTATGCTGCCGATTCGCAATATGAACGCGCCGTTTTCCGCGGTAGCAATTCCCACTTTGTCGAGGGCGGCAGCAAACCCTGCCAAGTTGAAGAGGTTCTTTCTCGGAGCGGTTTCAATGGTATCCGCTTTGTCGATACCAGTTGTTGTGGGGGCGACGGCTTTTGCGGAGGACCTCGTTCTTTTATGGTTGGGCGAGAACTGGATGGCGACTGCCGACATTTTCAGGATACTCTCCATACCGGCTTTCCTGTTCGGGGCCACTCAGCCTTTGGCTTGGTTGTTCGTGGTTATGGATCGAACGAGCGTGATGCGGAACATCGGCTTCGTGGCGGCCCCTGTGAATGTCGCTGCATTTGCCATTGGATTGCCGTATGGACCGGAAGGGGTCGCGATTGGCTATACGATCAGTTCGTGCCTTATGTTTTTCCCTCTAGCCCTTCTGGCCTTGAAGGGTTCAGGCGTCAGCCTCTGGGAGGTGCTTAAGAGCTGGAAGGAGCCTTTGGTTTCATCGGTTCCGGGCGTCCTTCTGGGGTACCTGATAAAAGAATGGGGAGGGGGCAGTAATCCAATTGTGATGGCATTCCTGTCGCTCGGTGTGTTCGCGTTGAGCTATGTGTTGGTGATGACATTATTTTTCGGATGGGTCGATCGGGTGAAGTCATGGTATTCGCTTAAGCAAGGGAAAGGCGAAGGAGTTGAAACGAATCAAAGTCGGGTATCGGTATGA